From Arcticibacter tournemirensis, one genomic window encodes:
- a CDS encoding tyrosine-type recombinase/integrase, which yields MFIEQFGNYLKYEKRYSGHTISAYIRDLEQFDSFLSLRETAFSSAKYPDVRAWIVELMEYSDARTINRKLSTLRSFYKFLNRENLLDENPVLRVKALKIPKHLPVVVQEDKLNSLLDSSDIFTEDFSGIRNKMVVELLFGTGMRLSELIAVKEGDVNYYEQNIRIMGKRGKERIVPVNSSLLKLIRQYIQEKRAQQFGNDSVALIVTDEGKMAYPSLIYRIVKKYLSFITTAGKRSPHVLRHSFATSLLNNGADLNAIKELLGHASLAATQVYTHNSVERLKSIYKQAHPKA from the coding sequence GGACCTTGAACAATTCGACTCGTTCTTGTCTTTAAGAGAGACAGCGTTTTCATCAGCAAAGTATCCCGATGTCCGTGCATGGATTGTAGAGCTGATGGAGTATTCGGATGCCAGAACCATCAATCGAAAATTATCTACTCTCCGTAGTTTTTATAAATTCCTGAACCGTGAAAATCTGTTGGATGAAAATCCGGTATTGCGTGTAAAGGCGCTTAAGATTCCAAAACATCTGCCCGTTGTAGTACAAGAAGATAAACTTAATTCGTTGCTGGACAGCAGCGATATTTTTACAGAAGATTTTAGTGGTATCAGAAATAAAATGGTAGTAGAACTACTGTTTGGTACCGGTATGCGTCTTTCAGAGCTGATTGCTGTAAAAGAGGGGGATGTTAATTACTATGAGCAGAATATCCGTATTATGGGAAAGCGTGGTAAGGAGCGGATCGTCCCTGTAAATTCGTCTCTGCTGAAGCTGATCAGGCAATATATACAGGAAAAAAGGGCGCAACAATTTGGGAATGATTCTGTAGCTTTGATTGTAACAGATGAGGGGAAAATGGCATATCCATCATTAATTTATCGGATAGTAAAGAAATATTTGTCGTTTATTACAACTGCAGGGAAGCGAAGCCCACACGTGCTGCGTCATTCCTTTGCTACCAGTCTGTTGAATAACGGAGCTGACTTAAACGCGATAAAGGAACTGCTGGGGCATGCCAGTCTGGCTGCCACTCAGGTGTATACACACAATTCTGTTGAAAGGTTAAAATCGATTTACAAACAAGCCCATCCAAAGGCTTAA